The following are from one region of the Salvia hispanica cultivar TCC Black 2014 chromosome 1, UniMelb_Shisp_WGS_1.0, whole genome shotgun sequence genome:
- the LOC125191914 gene encoding uncharacterized protein LOC125191914 yields the protein MVYMFPEQILSLIIMLLSLAMSCSMSLMVPSPKRYMELKYNEMHKEILNRQVDKSFDEIRILVKGYWVMAKTASPQFVLARSLVSSTSALLCILTVLLFSYLFQIVVRFHLSGSDLIIYCEYSDYSWSIRSILLCQFLGMIVGSIGPISRWFIAWTIKVTETEPTSFRDELKVDKYWTSKLVEWRETPLPFRIRNRICKKLLYDVVRFFLNICIGAQILIVLAGKLVVFLSVVFWRVCFFRFCKNLREGGTESSRDVDFRQYVILLEGEPQLPDKMVKGICKKADSMIREGEKTQLKSLIRLLGKSPNFSGVRRFDSNQVQSLHSQEPPNCWSLPIATLTTISLALTNTTDEEANQLLAGVTEGLSIVKLIKKAVDRNGELESIIKAADAVWIGVEIYRKWDDIDLDSTNVRGATHIETLQNLFDAAKKIVTDFMAQPGSVLMQNPLNWPARVIAANSMYRIARTFLGRMTNGEHQSDVDLFESISITCSK from the exons ATGGTATACATGTTTCCCGAACAAATCTTATCTCTTATCATCATGCTCCTCTCTCTTGCAATGTCATGTTCTATGTCGTTGATGGTTCCTAGCCCCAAAAGGTACATGgaattgaaatataatgaGATGCACAAAGAGATTTTAAACAGACAAGTAGATAAGAGTTTTGATGAAATCCGAATATTGGTGAAAGGGTATTGGGTGATGGCAAAGACCGCTAGCCCACAGTTTGTGCTGGCAAGATCTCTCGTTTCTTCTACTTCAGCTCTCTTGTGTATTTTGACAGTCCTACTATTCTCCTACCTATTTCAAATTGTTGTACGTTTCCATTTGTCCGGTTCAGATTTGATCATTTATTGTGAATATTCAGACTATAGCTGGTCCATAAGA agtattctATTATGTCAATTTTTGGGAATGATCGTTGGAAGTATTGGTCCTATATCCAGATGGTTCATTGCTTGGACCATCAAGGTTACAGAGACGGAGCCAACGAGCTTCAGAGATGAACTCAAGGTTGACAAGTACTGGACTTCGAAGCTTGTAGAGTGGAGGGAAACACCACTTCCCTTCCGAATTCGTAACAGAATCTGCAAGAAGCTACTTTATGATGTAGTAagattttttctaaatatctGCATTGGAGCTCAGATTCTCATTGTTTTAGCTGGAAAACTGGTTGTGTTTCTCTCTGTTGTATTTTGGAGAGTGTGTTTCTTTCGTTTTTGCAAGAATTTGAGAGAGGGAGGAACCGAATCTTCAAGGGATGTGGATTTTAGGCAATATGTCATTCTACTTGAAGGTGAGCCACAATTGCCTGATAAAATGGTCAAGGGCATCTGCAAGAAGGCGGATAGCATGATACGGGAAGGCGAAAAAACCCAACTTAAGAGTCTCATCCGACTTCTGGGGAAATCTCCAAACTTCAGTGGGGTGAGACGATTTGACAGCAACCAAGTTCAGAGCTTGCATTCTCAAGAACCTCCAAATTGTTGGTCTCTGCCCATCGCGACTTTGACGACTATTTCACTTGCACTAACCAACACTACAGATGAAGAGGCTAACCAACTATTGGCTGGTGTTACTGAGGGCTTGTCAATTGTGAAGCTCATCAAGAAAGCTGTGGACAGAAATGGGGAGTTGGAAAGCATCATAAAAGCAGCAGATGCGGTTTGGATTGGAGTTGAGATATACAGAAAATGGGATGATATAGATCTTGACAGCACGAATGTGAGAGGTGCAACGCACATAGAAACACTGCAAAACCTCTTCGATGCTGCAAAAAAGATTGTGACAGATTTCATGGCTCAACCAGGAAGTGTTCTGATGCAGAACCCTCTAAATTGGCCTGCTAGAGTCATAGCAGCTAACTCAATGTACAGGATTGCTCGGACATTCTTGGGAAGGATGACAAATGGTGAGCACCAAAGTGATGTCGATCTATTTGAGAGTATATCCATCACCTGTTCGaaataa